Proteins from a single region of Thermodesulfobacteriota bacterium:
- a CDS encoding chemotaxis protein CheW — protein sequence MSTILQLVGFKVDKEFFGVPIDKVKEIVRVPDITVVPDTPDFLEGVINLRGRIVPVVDMRTRIGLPTMERVRTNRVL from the coding sequence ATGTCAACGATTCTGCAACTTGTAGGGTTCAAGGTAGATAAGGAGTTCTTCGGGGTCCCCATCGACAAGGTAAAGGAGATAGTGAGGGTCCCGGATATAACGGTGGTACCCGACACCCCGGACTTTCTGGAGGGGGTCATAAACCTCCGGGGCAGGATAGTGCCGGTGGTGGACATGAGGACACGCATAGGGCTGCCGACAATGGAGAGGGTCAGGACCAACAGGGTCCTC